Proteins encoded within one genomic window of Kibdelosporangium phytohabitans:
- a CDS encoding SRPBCC family protein, which produces MTPRATLSTIDGKPTLRFERRLRHPPSKVWRAVTEPAELAHWFPAAVELELRPGAPMRFTFAEEAVVDGAWDGEVLEVDEPKVFMYRWNHDVLRFELIPDGDGCLLVFTQTVGGDWVGKLGAARTAAGWDDCLDAMAAQLDGATAAQDNDWLARAESYIEKFGLGRGTVHEVTGGVELRFARDLVWKPQDVTWAFLVEDSPLDGEPPLRATNGHVPAGRLTASDAPNTLEYEWLHDGSPAGTVRWAFVWDPELGSRVELTQSVPAALSEHQSEWLAAWQVHLEVFFAGLHGENRCPWPEDRVTELTEQYETLRRQ; this is translated from the coding sequence GTGACCCCACGAGCAACGCTGAGCACGATCGACGGCAAACCGACGCTGCGGTTCGAACGCAGGCTGCGGCACCCACCATCGAAGGTGTGGCGTGCGGTGACCGAACCGGCCGAACTGGCGCACTGGTTCCCCGCGGCCGTCGAACTCGAACTGCGGCCGGGCGCGCCGATGCGGTTCACCTTCGCCGAAGAGGCCGTTGTGGACGGTGCTTGGGACGGCGAGGTGCTCGAAGTCGACGAACCCAAGGTGTTCATGTACCGCTGGAACCACGACGTGCTGCGGTTCGAGCTGATCCCCGACGGTGACGGCTGCCTGCTGGTGTTCACCCAGACGGTCGGTGGCGACTGGGTCGGCAAGCTCGGCGCGGCCAGGACCGCGGCCGGCTGGGACGACTGCCTCGACGCGATGGCGGCCCAGCTGGACGGCGCGACAGCCGCGCAGGACAACGACTGGCTGGCCCGCGCGGAGAGCTACATCGAGAAGTTCGGACTCGGCCGGGGCACGGTGCACGAGGTCACCGGAGGGGTGGAACTGCGTTTCGCACGTGACCTCGTGTGGAAGCCACAGGACGTGACGTGGGCTTTCCTGGTCGAGGACTCGCCGCTGGACGGCGAGCCGCCGCTGCGCGCGACCAACGGCCACGTCCCGGCCGGGCGGCTGACCGCGTCGGACGCCCCGAACACGCTCGAATACGAGTGGCTGCACGACGGCTCGCCGGCCGGAACGGTCCGGTGGGCGTTCGTCTGGGACCCGGAGCTGGGCAGCCGGGTCGAGCTGACCCAATCCGTCCCGGCCGCGCTCTCCGAACACCAGTCGGAGTGGCTCGCCGCGTGGCAGGTGCACCTGGAGGTGTTCTTCGCCGGGTTGCACGGCGAGAACCGCTGCCCGTGGCCGGAGGACCGGGTCACCGAGCTGACCGAGCAGTACGAGACGTTGCGGAGGCAGTAG
- a CDS encoding SDR family oxidoreductase: MRCVVFGATGYIGGRLIPQLLAAGHDVRAVARDPGKLAEVPWRDRIEIVRGDVTGPASVADAVRDQQVVYYLVHSLHQRDFVDVDRAAADTVAKAASHANAERIVYLGGITPEGELSPHLASRKEVGEILLASGVPTAVLRAAIIIGSGSASFEMLRYLTERLPAMVTPRWVHNLIQPIAVRDVLHYLTRAATLPPEVNGGFDIGGPDVLSYLDMMRRYAVVAGLQRRVIVPVPVLTPWLSAQWVNLVTPVPRSIAVPLIESLVHEVIRRDHDIDEHIPPPSEGLIHVEHAIELALAKIRDADVPTRWSDAGAPSDPLPTDPDWSGGSIYTDVRQTKTSADPKTLWSVIESIGGEHGWYSFPLAWSVRGWIDRLAGGVGLRRGRKDPRRLHVGEALDWWRVESLERPHMLRLRAEMRVPGRAWLELSVVPDGGSGAIYRQRAIFEPHGLAGHMYWKSIAPFHGVIFGGMSRNITGAAEALVNDPAPQKNHP, encoded by the coding sequence ATGCGGTGTGTGGTCTTCGGCGCGACCGGTTACATCGGTGGGCGGCTGATCCCCCAGTTGCTCGCCGCGGGCCACGACGTGCGAGCTGTGGCACGGGATCCCGGCAAACTGGCCGAGGTCCCGTGGCGCGACCGGATCGAGATCGTGCGCGGAGACGTCACCGGCCCGGCGAGCGTCGCCGACGCGGTCCGGGACCAGCAGGTCGTCTACTACCTCGTGCATTCGTTGCACCAACGGGACTTCGTGGACGTGGACCGCGCCGCGGCCGACACGGTCGCCAAGGCGGCGTCGCACGCGAACGCCGAACGGATCGTCTACCTCGGTGGCATCACGCCCGAGGGCGAACTGTCACCGCACCTGGCCTCCCGCAAGGAAGTCGGCGAGATCCTGCTGGCCTCGGGCGTGCCGACCGCCGTACTGCGGGCCGCGATCATCATCGGCTCGGGGTCGGCGAGTTTCGAGATGTTGCGGTACCTGACCGAACGGCTGCCCGCGATGGTCACCCCGCGCTGGGTGCACAACCTGATCCAGCCGATCGCGGTACGGGACGTGCTGCACTACCTGACACGAGCGGCGACGCTGCCACCCGAGGTCAACGGGGGCTTCGACATCGGCGGCCCGGACGTGCTGTCCTACCTGGACATGATGCGCCGGTACGCCGTCGTCGCCGGGCTGCAACGGCGGGTCATCGTGCCGGTGCCCGTGCTGACGCCATGGTTGTCGGCGCAATGGGTCAACCTCGTCACGCCGGTACCCCGGAGCATCGCGGTGCCGTTGATCGAATCGCTGGTGCACGAGGTGATCCGCCGTGACCACGACATCGACGAGCACATCCCGCCGCCGTCGGAGGGCCTGATCCACGTCGAGCACGCGATCGAACTGGCGCTGGCCAAGATCCGCGACGCGGACGTGCCCACGCGCTGGTCGGACGCGGGCGCGCCGAGCGATCCGCTGCCGACGGACCCCGACTGGTCGGGCGGCAGCATCTACACCGACGTCAGGCAGACCAAGACCAGCGCGGACCCGAAGACCCTGTGGTCGGTGATCGAGTCGATCGGCGGTGAGCACGGCTGGTACTCGTTCCCGCTGGCCTGGTCGGTGCGCGGCTGGATCGACCGGCTCGCGGGCGGCGTGGGCCTGCGTCGCGGCCGCAAGGACCCCCGCAGGCTGCACGTGGGCGAGGCGCTGGACTGGTGGCGGGTGGAGAGCCTGGAACGCCCGCACATGCTGCGGCTGCGTGCCGAAATGCGCGTCCCGGGGCGGGCGTGGCTGGAACTGTCGGTCGTGCCGGACGGCGGCAGCGGCGCCATCTACCGGCAGCGGGCGATCTTCGAGCCGCACGGGCTGGCCGGGCACATGTACTGGAAGTCGATCGCGCCGTTCCACGGCGTCATCTTCGGCGGCATGTCCCGCAACATCACCGGCGCTGCGGAAGCCCTCGTGAACGACCCGGCGCCGCAGAAGAACCACCCCTGA
- a CDS encoding DUF4383 domain-containing protein: MAESVRARLQPTQVLAGLVGLAFLALGVIGFVHTGFNDFAGQGHTMLWGVFAINPLHNVLHLLFGVVGVLLALTSATSRLYGWVLFAAYGVLLVWGLMLVGLTSTNPVSELGNPLNLNIADNWLHLGLAVLGLVIAIVPLRRKVVETEPAPVAIQEPVTDPVPVQQPQPVATTTDEPATVQEERKPRGLHRLGRLRSKGTTAH; this comes from the coding sequence ATGGCTGAGTCAGTACGGGCACGGCTGCAACCCACCCAGGTTCTGGCCGGACTCGTCGGATTGGCGTTCCTCGCGCTCGGCGTCATCGGATTCGTGCACACCGGATTCAACGACTTCGCCGGGCAGGGGCACACGATGTTGTGGGGCGTCTTCGCCATCAACCCGCTGCACAACGTGCTGCACCTGCTGTTCGGCGTCGTCGGCGTGCTGCTCGCGTTGACGTCGGCCACCTCGCGGCTCTACGGCTGGGTGCTGTTCGCCGCATACGGCGTGCTGCTGGTCTGGGGTCTGATGCTGGTCGGCCTGACGTCCACCAACCCGGTGTCCGAACTGGGCAACCCGCTCAACCTCAACATCGCGGACAACTGGCTGCACCTCGGCCTCGCCGTGCTCGGCCTGGTGATCGCGATCGTGCCGCTGCGCCGCAAGGTCGTGGAGACCGAGCCCGCGCCGGTCGCGATCCAGGAACCGGTCACCGACCCCGTCCCGGTGCAGCAGCCCCAGCCGGTCGCGACGACGACCGACGAGCCTGCCACCGTCCAGGAAGAGCGCAAGCCGCGTGGTCTGCACCGGCTTGGCCGCCTGCGCAGCAAGGGCACAACCGCGCACTGA
- a CDS encoding response regulator transcription factor, producing the protein MRIVIAEDSAVLRDGLSLLLTTRGHEVLATVTTGDELTAVVAEHVPDIAVVDVRMPPTFTDEGVRAALAVRQSHPSVGLLVFSQHIETRYASELLAGGARGVGYLLKDRVADVRDFMSACDQIAAGGTVLDPEVVTQVLGASRRSLDLSALTAREREVLGLMAEGRTNTAIAKALFISEGSVEKHISSIFAKLGLPPSETDHRRVLAVLRYLAG; encoded by the coding sequence ATGAGGATCGTCATCGCCGAGGACAGCGCCGTGCTGCGGGACGGCTTGTCGCTGCTGCTGACCACACGCGGCCATGAAGTGCTGGCGACCGTCACCACCGGCGACGAGCTCACGGCCGTGGTCGCCGAGCACGTCCCGGACATCGCCGTGGTCGACGTCCGGATGCCGCCGACGTTCACCGACGAGGGCGTCCGCGCGGCTTTGGCCGTGCGGCAGTCGCACCCGTCGGTCGGTTTGCTCGTGTTCTCCCAGCACATCGAGACCCGGTACGCGTCGGAACTGCTGGCAGGCGGCGCTCGCGGGGTCGGGTACCTGTTGAAGGACCGGGTGGCCGACGTCCGCGACTTCATGTCCGCGTGCGACCAGATCGCGGCGGGCGGGACAGTGCTGGACCCCGAGGTCGTCACTCAGGTGCTCGGCGCCAGTCGCCGGTCGCTGGACCTGTCCGCGCTGACGGCACGGGAACGGGAAGTGCTCGGCCTGATGGCCGAGGGCCGGACGAACACGGCGATCGCCAAGGCACTGTTCATCAGCGAAGGCTCGGTGGAGAAGCACATCAGCAGCATCTTCGCCAAGCTCGGCCTGCCGCCGTCGGAGACCGACCACCGGCGCGTGCTCGCCGTGCTGCGTTACCTGGCCGGGTAG
- a CDS encoding transcriptional regulator — MEDQKIVQRNLELQKQWYGEPLGDRVRRLVVAFDVSQANLADVLGISAPMLSQVMSGRRAKIGNPSVLARLIMLERKVLTPEVASGRKEALQKALEDVRDSKPTVSRDMLPVDPGRADRAALALLRRAASADELTEAARLLDGRYPALAEVLRRAGALA, encoded by the coding sequence GTGGAGGACCAGAAGATCGTCCAGCGCAACCTGGAGCTGCAGAAACAGTGGTACGGCGAGCCGCTCGGCGACCGTGTCCGGCGGCTCGTGGTGGCGTTCGACGTCTCACAGGCGAACCTCGCCGACGTGCTGGGGATCAGTGCGCCCATGCTCAGCCAGGTGATGAGCGGCAGGCGCGCCAAGATCGGCAACCCGTCGGTCCTGGCGAGGTTGATCATGCTGGAGCGCAAGGTGCTCACGCCGGAGGTCGCCTCCGGTCGCAAGGAGGCGCTGCAGAAGGCCCTCGAGGACGTCAGGGACTCCAAACCGACGGTCAGCCGCGACATGCTGCCGGTCGACCCGGGCCGGGCCGACCGGGCGGCGCTGGCGCTGCTGCGCAGGGCGGCGAGTGCGGACGAGCTGACCGAGGCCGCGCGGTTGCTGGACGGCCGCTACCCGGCGTTGGCCGAGGTGCTGCGCCGGGCCGGTGCGCTGGCGTGA
- a CDS encoding sensor histidine kinase, which yields MFTRRAGAEVVYVLACLPLSLIGLVLTLVPLVVGTTLSITFIGLPVAALAILIARGLGNTYRGLARSLLKLEIAKPAPPTPRRGIIPAVLVNGASWRAVLYVVLKAPLGVVMFLLSAMFWVYGLFMLTHVTYWFTLREKLGLPLVDFRVDTWPNAIVLSVVGLALLMAAPGVTRGVVFLDRLLLKWLLSPTTLSQRVRDLEETRAHAVDDAAARLRQIERDLHDGTQARMVALAMHLGMVKEELEGDPDLGMTRKLVDLAHANAKEALVEVRDLARGIHPAALDKGLDAALATLASRSPIPVLLSVSLDQRPPQAIEMIAYFCTAELLTNIIKHSRATDASVTITPGPRIVVSDNGIGGASVKPGAGLAGLRERVATVDGTLTVSSPHGGPTEVVISFPA from the coding sequence ATGTTCACCAGACGGGCCGGGGCCGAGGTTGTCTACGTACTCGCCTGCCTGCCCCTGTCGCTCATCGGCCTGGTGCTCACGCTCGTGCCGCTCGTCGTCGGCACGACGTTGTCGATCACGTTCATCGGGTTGCCGGTGGCCGCGTTGGCGATCCTCATCGCGCGCGGCCTCGGCAACACCTACCGCGGCCTGGCCAGGTCCCTGCTGAAGCTGGAGATCGCCAAGCCCGCACCGCCGACGCCCCGGCGCGGCATCATCCCGGCGGTGCTCGTCAACGGCGCGAGCTGGCGCGCGGTGCTCTACGTCGTGCTCAAGGCCCCGCTCGGCGTGGTCATGTTCCTGCTGAGTGCCATGTTCTGGGTCTACGGGCTGTTCATGCTCACGCATGTCACGTACTGGTTCACGTTGCGCGAGAAGCTCGGCCTGCCACTGGTCGACTTCAGAGTCGACACCTGGCCCAACGCCATCGTCCTGTCCGTTGTCGGGCTGGCCCTGCTCATGGCCGCGCCCGGGGTGACACGCGGCGTGGTCTTCCTCGACCGGCTGCTGCTCAAGTGGCTGCTCAGCCCGACGACTCTCAGTCAGCGCGTGCGTGACCTGGAGGAAACGCGGGCGCACGCGGTCGACGACGCCGCCGCGCGGCTGCGTCAGATCGAACGGGACCTGCACGACGGCACCCAGGCGCGGATGGTCGCGCTGGCCATGCACCTCGGAATGGTCAAAGAGGAGCTGGAGGGCGACCCCGACCTGGGGATGACGCGCAAGCTGGTCGACCTCGCGCACGCCAACGCCAAGGAGGCTCTGGTCGAGGTGCGCGACCTGGCCAGGGGTATCCACCCGGCCGCGTTGGACAAGGGGCTGGACGCGGCACTGGCCACACTGGCCTCCCGCAGCCCGATCCCGGTGTTGCTGTCGGTGTCGCTGGACCAACGACCGCCGCAGGCGATCGAGATGATCGCGTACTTCTGCACGGCGGAGCTGCTCACGAACATCATCAAGCACTCGCGTGCCACCGACGCGTCGGTGACCATCACGCCGGGACCGCGGATCGTGGTGTCCGACAACGGCATCGGCGGCGCGTCGGTCAAACCGGGCGCGGGGCTGGCCGGGCTGCGGGAGCGAGTGGCCACAGTGGACGGCACGCTGACGGTCAGCAGCCCGCACGGGGGCCCGACCGAGGTCGTGATCTCATTCCCGGCATGA
- a CDS encoding tryptophan-rich sensory protein, which yields MTDTARAGALILVAVLQIAAGVVGGAGLWGESVGVVANSYPTLLLPGGTAFTIWSLIYAGFCALAVRQALPGQRSRDVHRRTGWWLVAAGLLNASWVLLFTHRLILLSQMVIVVLLACLLGAALRLQPANGWADRLLLHIPVMVYLGWVAVATVAGAATTAASLGAAPGVAVAIVVILLTGVLAALAVLRLPAVVGFAAAVCWALAWIAVNTTTPGVLVASVLAIAIVAGTVAFTVSATVAVRIERRPDRSLIAWG from the coding sequence ATGACGGACACAGCCCGGGCGGGCGCCCTGATCCTGGTCGCTGTCCTGCAGATCGCCGCCGGTGTGGTCGGTGGCGCCGGGCTGTGGGGCGAGTCCGTCGGTGTGGTGGCCAACTCGTATCCGACGCTGCTGTTGCCCGGCGGCACCGCGTTCACCATCTGGTCGTTGATCTACGCCGGTTTCTGCGCGTTGGCGGTCCGGCAGGCTTTGCCGGGCCAGCGAAGCCGTGACGTGCACAGGCGTACCGGGTGGTGGCTTGTCGCAGCGGGTCTGCTGAACGCGTCGTGGGTGCTGTTGTTCACGCACCGGCTGATCCTGTTGTCGCAGATGGTCATCGTGGTGCTGCTGGCCTGCCTGCTCGGCGCCGCGCTCCGGTTGCAGCCCGCGAACGGCTGGGCCGACAGGCTTCTGCTGCACATCCCGGTGATGGTCTACCTGGGCTGGGTCGCTGTGGCGACGGTCGCCGGTGCGGCCACCACTGCGGCTTCCCTCGGCGCCGCGCCTGGGGTCGCCGTGGCGATCGTGGTCATCCTGTTGACGGGCGTCCTGGCTGCGCTTGCCGTGTTGCGGCTGCCCGCGGTGGTCGGTTTCGCCGCAGCGGTGTGCTGGGCGTTGGCGTGGATCGCCGTGAACACGACCACGCCGGGTGTGCTGGTGGCCTCGGTGCTCGCCATCGCCATCGTGGCGGGCACGGTCGCGTTCACGGTGTCGGCGACTGTCGCGGTACGGATCGAGCGCCGTCCGGATCGCTCCCTCATCGCGTGGGGTTGA
- a CDS encoding ArsR/SmtB family transcription factor, whose product MASIFEVLAEPSRREILDLLRTGERPVNDLVDQLRLTQPTVSKHLKVLRGAGLVEVRQDAQRRWYRLRLEPLAELDTWLEPYRRLWTSSLDALEQHLDTMED is encoded by the coding sequence ATGGCATCTATCTTCGAGGTGCTGGCCGAACCGAGCCGCCGGGAGATCCTCGACCTGCTGCGCACGGGTGAACGGCCCGTCAACGACCTGGTCGACCAGCTGCGGCTGACCCAGCCGACCGTGTCCAAGCACCTGAAGGTGCTGCGTGGCGCGGGCCTGGTGGAAGTGCGCCAGGACGCACAGCGCCGGTGGTACCGGCTGCGCCTGGAACCGCTGGCCGAGCTCGACACGTGGCTCGAGCCGTACCGCAGGTTGTGGACATCCAGTTTGGACGCTCTCGAACAGCACCTCGACACCATGGAGGACTGA
- a CDS encoding 2'-5' RNA ligase family protein has product MRLFTAAVPPLEVLQQLATALKATGDGDWVPQDSWHITLGYYGEDDAETRVPWVRERMRGLVAPKVSLTDAGNFGHTLWMGVSRVDPAFNALGEALRWNDRHDWHPHLTVGHGDEPLDLPYSSPEWTIDEVVLIGARRRYEYTVVDRFGFAV; this is encoded by the coding sequence GTGAGGCTGTTCACCGCGGCGGTCCCGCCGCTCGAGGTGCTGCAACAGCTGGCCACCGCCCTCAAGGCGACGGGCGACGGGGACTGGGTGCCCCAGGACAGCTGGCACATCACCCTCGGTTACTACGGCGAGGACGACGCCGAAACCCGCGTGCCGTGGGTCCGCGAACGCATGAGAGGCCTTGTGGCGCCCAAGGTGTCGTTGACCGACGCCGGCAACTTCGGGCACACGCTGTGGATGGGCGTGTCGCGTGTGGACCCCGCGTTCAACGCGCTCGGCGAGGCGCTGCGGTGGAACGACCGGCACGACTGGCACCCGCACCTGACCGTCGGCCACGGCGACGAACCGCTGGACCTGCCGTATTCAAGTCCTGAGTGGACCATCGACGAGGTCGTGCTGATCGGCGCGCGGCGGCGCTACGAGTACACAGTTGTCGACCGGTTCGGGTTTGCCGTCTGA
- the truB gene encoding tRNA pseudouridine(55) synthase TruB, protein MKRPAVPPGLVVVDKAPGMTSHDVVAKVRRILGTRKVGHAGTLDPMATGVLVLGIERATKLLGHLAMDTKVYLGTIRLGAATTTDDAEGETLSEMDASGVTDDAVHAGIGKLTGDIMQVPSSVSAVKIDGKRAYARVREGEQVEIPARPITVNRFDVLSIRRAGAVVEIDAMVDCSSGTYVRALARDLGADLGVGGHLGALRRTRVGPFDLRVARTLEQLEENPGLSLDLDESVATAFKRYDVDERQTAALRYGQRIPAAGVQGTYGVFDPDGHVLALATDEGAVARPIVVLAPAG, encoded by the coding sequence GTGAAACGCCCCGCTGTCCCGCCCGGTCTCGTCGTCGTCGACAAGGCACCGGGCATGACGTCCCACGACGTCGTCGCCAAGGTCCGCCGGATCCTCGGCACCCGCAAGGTCGGCCACGCCGGAACCCTCGACCCGATGGCCACCGGTGTCCTCGTCCTCGGCATCGAGCGGGCCACCAAGCTGCTCGGCCACCTGGCCATGGACACCAAGGTCTACCTCGGCACGATCCGGCTCGGCGCCGCCACCACCACCGACGACGCCGAAGGCGAGACGCTGTCCGAAATGGACGCCTCCGGCGTCACCGACGACGCCGTGCACGCGGGCATCGGCAAGCTCACCGGCGACATCATGCAGGTCCCCAGCTCGGTCAGCGCCGTCAAGATCGACGGGAAGCGGGCGTACGCGCGGGTCCGCGAGGGCGAGCAGGTCGAGATCCCCGCCCGGCCGATCACCGTCAACCGCTTCGACGTGCTGTCCATCCGGCGTGCGGGCGCCGTGGTCGAGATCGACGCCATGGTGGACTGCTCGTCCGGTACGTACGTGCGCGCGCTGGCCCGTGACCTCGGCGCGGACCTCGGGGTCGGCGGCCACCTCGGCGCGCTGCGCCGGACCAGGGTCGGGCCGTTCGACCTGCGGGTCGCCCGCACCCTCGAGCAGCTCGAGGAGAACCCCGGCCTGTCACTCGACCTGGACGAATCCGTCGCGACCGCGTTCAAGCGCTACGACGTCGACGAACGGCAGACCGCCGCGCTGCGCTACGGCCAGCGCATCCCCGCCGCGGGCGTGCAGGGGACCTATGGCGTTTTCGATCCCGACGGGCACGTCCTGGCGTTGGCCACCGACGAGGGGGCTGTGGCGCGGCCCATAGTCGTGCTTGCCCCGGCGGGATAA
- a CDS encoding bifunctional riboflavin kinase/FAD synthetase, translated as MQRWRGLEHIPGGWGRCVATIGVFDGVHRGHQALIERAVELARQRDVPSVVVTFDPHPSEVVRPGSHPAQLTTLRRKAELVEQLGVDVFCVLPFTVELSKMPGDEFVHEVLVDRLHASAVVVGENFRFGHKAQGNIELLATLGNRFGFSAEGAKLLTSATNGEITFSSTYIRACVDAGDVVAAEAALGRPHRLEGIVVRGDGRGHQLGFPTANLSTPRYTAVPADGVYACRFTSLGSSAPRSLMAAVSVGTNPTFSGRERRVEAFVLDVDEDFYGQRVGLDFVERLRPMERYDTVEALLDQMHADVARTRELLSRS; from the coding sequence GTGCAGCGATGGCGCGGGTTGGAACATATTCCGGGCGGCTGGGGGCGATGCGTTGCCACCATCGGCGTGTTCGATGGCGTGCACCGGGGTCACCAGGCCCTGATCGAGCGGGCGGTCGAGTTGGCCCGCCAACGGGACGTCCCCAGCGTGGTCGTCACGTTCGACCCGCATCCCTCCGAGGTCGTGCGGCCGGGTAGCCACCCCGCGCAGCTGACCACGCTGCGGCGCAAGGCCGAACTGGTCGAGCAGCTGGGCGTCGACGTGTTCTGCGTGCTGCCGTTCACCGTCGAGCTGTCCAAGATGCCTGGTGACGAGTTCGTGCACGAGGTGCTGGTCGACCGCCTGCACGCGTCGGCTGTCGTGGTCGGCGAGAACTTCCGGTTCGGCCACAAGGCGCAGGGCAACATCGAGCTCCTGGCCACGCTCGGCAACCGGTTCGGGTTCAGCGCGGAGGGCGCCAAGCTGCTCACGTCCGCCACCAACGGCGAGATCACGTTCTCCTCCACGTACATCCGGGCCTGTGTGGACGCCGGTGACGTGGTCGCCGCCGAGGCGGCGCTCGGCAGGCCGCACCGTCTCGAAGGCATCGTGGTGCGCGGCGACGGCCGCGGCCACCAGCTGGGATTCCCGACCGCCAACCTCTCGACACCCCGGTACACGGCGGTCCCGGCGGACGGCGTCTACGCCTGCAGGTTCACCTCGCTCGGCAGCAGCGCCCCGCGCTCGCTGATGGCGGCGGTCTCAGTGGGCACCAACCCGACCTTCTCCGGCAGGGAACGCCGGGTCGAGGCGTTCGTCCTCGACGTCGACGAGGACTTCTACGGCCAGCGCGTCGGGCTGGACTTCGTCGAGCGGTTGCGCCCGATGGAGCGCTACGACACCGTCGAGGCGTTGCTCGACCAGATGCACGCCGACGTGGCCAGGACACGGGAGCTCCTGAGCCGCTCCTAG